The proteins below are encoded in one region of Roseofilum reptotaenium CS-1145:
- a CDS encoding DUF4040 domain-containing protein, with translation MTTDISLLLIVALLPLAAGLVVLQKNPYHALVIRGILGAVAALVYAVLGGADVALTEALVGTMLAITLYAVAVRSSLVMRLGTISEDMEQENPQFEALINSLQKTLDKYHMRLDLVPYSDDASLHQALMDKEIHATCISSSASQETKPYHTTIRVERLYEIMQTELPSEVTSLSMKNHVSG, from the coding sequence ATGACGACTGATATCTCTCTATTATTAATTGTTGCCCTATTGCCATTAGCCGCAGGTCTAGTGGTTCTGCAAAAAAATCCCTACCATGCGCTAGTTATTCGGGGGATCTTGGGAGCTGTAGCAGCACTGGTATATGCCGTGTTAGGTGGGGCAGATGTGGCCTTAACAGAAGCTCTAGTGGGGACAATGTTAGCCATTACTTTATATGCGGTAGCCGTGCGATCGTCTTTGGTGATGCGTCTGGGCACCATTTCTGAAGACATGGAGCAGGAAAATCCCCAATTTGAAGCCTTAATTAACAGCTTACAGAAAACCTTAGATAAATATCATATGCGCCTCGATCTGGTTCCCTATAGTGATGATGCCAGTCTACATCAGGCGCTGATGGATAAGGAAATTCACGCCACTTGTATTTCCTCTTCAGCCAGTCAAGAGACAAAACCCTACCATACAACCATTCGGGTAGAGCGACTTTATGAGATTATGCAGACTGAGTTACCCAGTGAAGTAACCAGTTTATCGATGAAAAATCATGTGTCGGGTTAG
- a CDS encoding cation:proton antiporter, which yields MTILTIAWLLLPLIVGLGIYLLPRLDWFLAFGTTLVSFAYATFVFQQPEPIVLELLDNFGVTLIADEQSAFFILTNAFVCVAVLLYCWRSSKSAFFYTQLVVLQGSINSVFVCADWLSIYVGIEVMTIAAFLLISYPRSDRAIWIGLRYLLLSNTVMLLYLVGAILVYKANNSFALTGLINAPAEAIALIFLALLAKGGIFVPGFWLPLTHSESETPVSAILSGVVVKTAAFPLVRCALTLEAIDPIIRFFGVATALLGVGYALFEKDIKRMLALSTISQLGFVLVAPEVGGLYALTHGLAKSALFLIGGNLPSRNLKELQQKPMANSLWIALNLASLSICGCPLLAGFGAKVLTLKNLIPWQMLGMSFAAVGTATVYGQFMFLPHERSEEDTQKLSIGFWLAVVILISGLIGANAFNYQTYTLANIAKPLVTIALGWLAYFIIFRNSTVKLPQTLETLDHLIGMMNLMLLFLFWMVWQ from the coding sequence ATGACCATCCTCACAATCGCTTGGCTTCTCCTCCCTTTGATTGTTGGCTTAGGAATTTATCTCCTACCAAGGCTCGATTGGTTTCTGGCCTTTGGGACGACCCTAGTCTCGTTTGCCTATGCGACCTTCGTATTTCAGCAACCCGAACCCATTGTCCTGGAATTGCTCGATAATTTCGGAGTTACCCTGATCGCCGATGAACAGAGTGCCTTCTTTATCTTAACTAATGCTTTTGTCTGTGTGGCAGTACTACTCTACTGTTGGCGGAGTAGCAAAAGCGCCTTCTTTTATACTCAGCTTGTGGTTTTACAGGGCAGTATCAACTCAGTCTTTGTCTGTGCTGACTGGCTGAGTATCTATGTCGGCATAGAAGTGATGACCATCGCCGCATTTCTGCTGATTTCCTATCCAAGAAGCGATCGCGCCATCTGGATAGGACTGCGGTATCTATTGCTTAGTAATACCGTTATGCTCTTGTACTTAGTGGGAGCCATCCTCGTCTATAAAGCAAACAACTCCTTCGCTTTAACCGGTTTAATCAATGCTCCCGCCGAAGCCATTGCCCTGATCTTCCTCGCACTTCTAGCCAAAGGCGGTATCTTTGTCCCCGGATTCTGGTTACCCCTGACACACTCAGAATCAGAAACCCCTGTTTCTGCCATCCTCTCAGGAGTCGTCGTCAAAACTGCAGCCTTTCCCCTAGTGCGCTGCGCCCTGACTTTAGAAGCAATTGACCCCATCATACGCTTCTTTGGCGTAGCTACTGCCCTATTAGGTGTAGGGTATGCCCTATTTGAAAAAGACATCAAACGCATGTTAGCCTTGAGTACAATTTCCCAATTGGGCTTTGTCCTTGTAGCCCCGGAAGTGGGAGGATTATATGCTCTTACCCACGGACTGGCAAAATCTGCCCTATTCCTAATTGGGGGTAACTTACCCAGTCGTAACCTAAAAGAATTGCAACAAAAACCCATGGCCAATTCCCTGTGGATCGCCCTCAACTTGGCAAGTTTATCCATCTGTGGTTGTCCCCTACTTGCCGGTTTTGGCGCTAAAGTCCTAACCCTGAAAAACCTGATCCCTTGGCAAATGCTGGGCATGAGTTTCGCTGCCGTGGGCACAGCAACCGTCTATGGACAATTCATGTTTTTGCCCCATGAAAGGTCAGAAGAGGACACTCAAAAGCTATCCATCGGTTTCTGGTTGGCAGTGGTCATTTTAATCAGTGGACTCATCGGCGCAAACGCCTTTAATTATCAGACCTATACCCTGGCAAACATAGCCAAACCCCTTGTCACGATCGCCTTGGGTTGGCTTGCCTACTTCATCATCTTTCGCAACTCAACCGTTAAACTCCCTCAGACACTCGAAACGCTTGACCATCTGATTGGCATGATGAATTTAATGTTGTTGTTTCTATTCTGGATGGTTTGGCAATGA
- a CDS encoding monovalent cation/H(+) antiporter subunit G, which produces MITTLSYICMGVGIVFWFWGTFPLIGDRSVLFKLHSLSVADTLGSMSMIIGLLLQIPREWPLLVLGIISLAIWNTVLGYVLAYCSSGGNDDE; this is translated from the coding sequence ATGATTACAACCTTGAGTTATATCTGTATGGGAGTGGGGATCGTGTTCTGGTTTTGGGGAACCTTTCCTTTAATTGGCGATCGCTCCGTTCTCTTTAAACTCCATAGTCTCTCTGTCGCTGATACCCTCGGTTCCATGAGTATGATTATTGGTTTACTCCTGCAAATTCCCAGAGAATGGCCCTTACTGGTATTGGGTATTATTTCTCTCGCCATTTGGAATACCGTTTTGGGATATGTCTTAGCCTATTGTTCTAGTGGGGGGAATGATGACGAGTGA